Genomic DNA from Betta splendens chromosome 10, fBetSpl5.4, whole genome shotgun sequence:
ATGCAGTTATGGTTGGTAGCTGGCTCAACACTTTCAGCATCAGCCCATTATTAATTGTTTTGGCAACCAGTGGTGACCGAAGCCCATCGGTCAGCTTACTCATTGGTACACCTGTTCTGGCAGCAAGTCTCTGCAAAGTTGGCTTGTCTAAACCAAACCCAACTAAATATTTACGGACAACTTGAATTAGCAGAGCTAGattaacagaaacagacaagcCTGGAACTGTTATAGCTGCTCCAACTGCAGATATCATAGCATAATATTTGATGTTGTTATGAAAAGCTTCTTTCTTCTTGTTGATGATCTCCTGGCTGACGTTGGGCATAGCAAACAGCAGAGTAGTCTTCTTGTGTGCAGGAAGTTCTCTCTGTAGTGTGTTTTGTAAGAGGTGGAAATCAAACTGGTGAAGCTTAAAGTTGGACACCAGGAAGACCTGTGGAGCCGCAACACCAAGTTTTTGGAGACCTGTGTCAGAAACAATGGCAATATGACTGGATGTAACAGGTCTTCTATAAGTCATTATACAAAAATCCACACCAGAGTAAAGTCAAACAATCATCGTAGGAATTgcaggaaacaaaaaaacaacacaaatgaataaattataGTCAATACAATACACACTTATTGATTCGGCtacaatcaaataaaaaaagatttacCTTcagtgcagtttttttttatactgtcaAGCGTTTGCTTTTCATTGAATTCCCTCTTGCTCTCTTTTTCGGAATATAAATCAGCATCAATCTTTGAGCGAACAAAGTAGAagtttttttccatctgcttAAT
This window encodes:
- the LOC114864580 gene encoding interferon-inducible GTPase 5-like isoform X3; translated protein: MDDPFESNSNICEIKKALQNNDFATAAAKIQEYLDEQDNIALNIAITGESGSGKSTFVNAIRGVDNKDKEAAPTGCVETTKAVTPYPHPNYPNVTVWDLPGVGTTNFPVKKYLEHVGFEKYDFFIIISQTRFSENDANLAKKIKQMEKNFYFVRSKIDADLYSEKESKREFNEKQTLDSIKKNCTEGLQKLGVAAPQVFLVSNFKLHQFDFHLLQNTLQRELPAHKKTTLLFAMPNVSQEIINKKKEAFHNNIKYYAMISAVGAAITVPGLSVSVNLALLIQVVRKYLVGFGLDKPTLQRLAARTGVPMSKLTDGLRSPLVAKTINNGLMLKVLSQLPTITALMIAEEGSKAIPIFGIGISMTLSSFMTYKALSFFLDMLAKDAQTVFTRALGLNTPV
- the LOC114864580 gene encoding interferon-inducible GTPase 5-like isoform X2; this encodes MMDDPFESNSNICEIKKALQNNDFATAAAKIQEYLDEQDNIALNIAITGESGSGKSTFVNAIRGVDNKDKEAAPTGCVETTKAVTPYPHPNYPNVTVWDLPGVGTTNFPVKKYLEHVGFEKYDFFIIISQTRFSENDANLAKKIKQMEKNFYFVRSKIDADLYSEKESKREFNEKQTLDSIKKNCTEGLQKLGVAAPQVFLVSNFKLHQFDFHLLQNTLQRELPAHKKTTLLFAMPNVSQEIINKKKEAFHNNIKYYAMISAVGAAITVPGLSVSVNLALLIQVVRKYLVGFGLDKPTLQRLAARTGVPMSKLTDGLRSPLVAKTINNGLMLKVLSQLPTITALMIAEEGSKAIPIFGIGISMTLSSFMTYKALSFFLDMLAKDAQTVFTRALGLNTPV